A region of the Stieleria neptunia genome:
AGCGCCGGAGTCGTCGCACCGACCCACTATCAAGTCCCCGCCAGCTACCAAAGCGACACCGCCGGCCCGATGCCCTACCGAGGCCTGGTCCGCTAGCGCCGCACCAAAGCGCGTCCGACACCAACTCAGGCCATTTTGCCTATTCCTCCAAAAAGGTGTCGGACACCTTTTTCAGGTCCTTTGATGCTTCGATCACTCTTTCCGTTACTCGTCTTGTGCTGCGTTGTTGGTCGCGTCACAGCGGCAAACCCGGACGCACCCAACATTCTCTACATCTTGGCGGACGACCTCGGTTACAGCGACCTGGGTTGTTACGGCGGCGAGATCAACACGCCGGTGCTCGATGCGCTGGCCGCCGGGGGCGTGCGACTGTCGCAGTTCTACAACACCGGTCGGTGTTGTCCGTCCCGCGCCAGTTTGCTGACGGGCCAGTATCCCCATCGCGTCGGACTGGGCCACATGACGACCAACGATCTGGGACGCCCGGGGTACCGCGGCGTCGTTTCGGCAAACGCGCAGATCATCCCGCAAGTCCTGGCGTCGGCGGGCTATCGGTCGTTCATGTCGGGGAAGTGGCACCTGGGCACCGATGACCCGACGCGGCATGGATTCGAAGCGTTTTATGGAACGCTGGTCAGTGCGAAACGTTTCTTCGACCCCGACCACTTGATTCATCGCCCGGTCGGCAAGTCGACGAAACGAGACGCAAGCGACGAATTCTACGCGACCGACGCGGTCACCGATCACGCGCTTCAATGCCTCTCGCTGGCCCGCACCACGCCGCAAACACCTTGGTTCGTGTACCTGGCCTACAACGCGCCGCACTTCCCCTTGCATGCGCCCCGCGATGAGATTGCCAAGTATGCCGATCGGTACCAAGACGGCTGGGACGAACTGCGTGCCGAACGTTTAACACGAATGAAAGAACTCGGAATCGTACCCGATGAGACACAATTGAGTGCACGTTCTCATTGGCGCAATTACGGCGAAATCAAAATCGGCGTGAACCCGGCTTGGGAAAGCCTTTCCCGCGACCGCCAACAGGACCTCGC
Encoded here:
- a CDS encoding arylsulfatase, encoding MLRSLFPLLVLCCVVGRVTAANPDAPNILYILADDLGYSDLGCYGGEINTPVLDALAAGGVRLSQFYNTGRCCPSRASLLTGQYPHRVGLGHMTTNDLGRPGYRGVVSANAQIIPQVLASAGYRSFMSGKWHLGTDDPTRHGFEAFYGTLVSAKRFFDPDHLIHRPVGKSTKRDASDEFYATDAVTDHALQCLSLARTTPQTPWFVYLAYNAPHFPLHAPRDEIAKYADRYQDGWDELRAERLTRMKELGIVPDETQLSARSHWRNYGEIKIGVNPAWESLSRDRQQDLARRMAIYAAMIDRMDQQIGRVIDDLKDAGELENTLIVFTSDNGACFEWDPFGFDIVSSNQNILHTGAMLDEMGGPGTFHSIGSGWANAANTPWRLYKHFNHEGGIASPGIVHWPAGLTPAAGSIVDRPMHLIDLLPTAVAVSGATYDGSMPLPGIDLIDQINHSPAHASNTERTLFFEHQGNRAVRRGKWKLVALDDQPWELYDFTVDRTEMNDLAGEHPKLVKELGAAWDLWGAENQVTPLPDDLRVNYLKAD